CTTGAATGAGAATGTAAGTTAGCTGAACCAATCACTTTTGCCAATCCCAAATGGTAAATACTCTACAACTTGCCCTCACATTTTAAGcagtaaaatgaaaacaaaatgttaGTCGTATAATTGTCTCCTATCCTGCGGGGTCCTCAGCAATTCGTGATGACTGAGCAATTGGTCTATGCACTTGAGAAACAGTAATTGGCTTCTGCAATGGCTTCAAAGCAGCCATGATTTCAGCAAACGTGGGCCTCAACTTTGGATCACTATAATACAGAAAAGTAGCATATTGAGTCATACATCTTATTGTAGAATGAAATTCTTTCACATGCAATAACTAAGAAAGACATTATTGCAAACTCATaccataaaaacatgtttatacCCTTTAAAAAGATCACATTCGTATGTTATGCAtctatatgaaagaaaacatatgATCATATTATATCTCCGACTGCTCCACCATATAAACTTACGGAAAAATACACCTTACAGTTGTAGAGCATCAGACAGCCTAAATAGAATGAGAGGAACAATTTCTCAGACTGTGGCAACAATATGCCACTATTCTATCTGGTTCAATTCAATAGAATAGTATAACATATATCAGTCGCAGTTCAGAATGGAagggaaaaaaatgattaaagttACACTCACGTCTGCCAGCATTGTCTGATAATATCGGCAATGGCAGGGTCTACATTATCTGGAATGTCAAGACGGCGATGTTGAAAACCCACAGCACCAACTACTTGCATCGGATTCATTCCTCCCCAGGGTTGCTGCAAAGTAGAGAGCTCCCATAATATGACCCCATAGCTAAAAACGTCACACCTAGAAAATGAATCCCAACTTATTATCATAAAAGCCAATTGGGTTTTAAAAAGTGGTAGAGCCAATGAGTAGATAGGTTTGAGATAAGGAAGCCAGTTATTAAGCAATATTTATTagacatgaaaagaaaaatccttGTTTTGTTTTCCCTAAAACTATAGATTCAAGAGGATTCAGTAAGTAACCAAGCTTCCTTTTTGgttgataaaacaaaaaacttaatCACAGAGAACAAAACGGGATTACAATAATCCTCCAAGGAAAAATGGTGAGCCTAAAGAGCTCAAAAGTTGCAAAAAACAGAGCTTCCCAAGGTGTGATCATAAAAGGAGAATGGCAAAGAGTCGGAGTGATCATAAACAAAGCCTCAGCCTACAACATATCAAAGGACAAAGAAACATCCTTGCAAATGCAAGCAGTCCTCATAACCATGCAATGCTACTAAATTTCAGATTCCTTTTTCTTGAGTAGCCTCATATCATGAGAAATTGCAATAAAGaagaatgaaataataataatttttttttaaaaaatagaacttGACACTCAAATTGGCTTACACACCATAAATAATAGAAGAACTAGCTATTTGAGGCCTATGGATCTGCTATAACATACATCAGTATTAATATAAGCtaaaccaaacatgcacttaatataaattcataaaagtGTATTGATATTCTAGAATATGATAATAAGTACCAGTTTTCCCTGCCTACTTATTAAACTAATCAAATCTACATAAAATATTTGCACGCACAATGTGCCAGTCATACACTTCATGGTAATGTTAAATAAAGGAAGAGTAGCAACAAGGGAAACAACCACAACTTCCTGTCCCTCAAGCAAATTAACAAATACCGAGAATAACAAAACTTACTTTTCATCTGAAAGTTCATTTCTCAACACTTCTGGAGCCATCCACTCAGCCTGAAACATGTTATACACATAACTGAAGTATGTTCTAGTATATCCAATTCCAATGAGTTCTTGGCTGTCTTTTATAAATGCAGATAACAAAATGATTATGCAAGAAAATGGATGTCATAAACAATGCCCAAATTAGGAACTTCAAAACCACAGAACCAAAAGGTAACCAAaagtaatttcaaaatttataggGAAGAAAATCTGTGGCCATTCAAAAGTAGCTATTAGTTAAAAGATATACAAAGTGTCTGAATTTATGTGTGAACGCGTATGTATTagcatgattttatttaaaagggACAGATTTTACAACATCTATTGGACTAAGGACACAAAAATTATGATAGCTTACTGTTCCTGCAGTTGATCTGGAAGAAAGGAATGTACTGTGCTTCATTCGTGATAAGCCAAAATCACATACCTATtcaccaggaaaaaaaagttataacctATCAACAAATAGCACTCACAACACTATTGAGGAACATTAATCACAAGATTCAATTAGCACCTTTACTACCCAGTTTTTGTCAACAAGAAGATTTGGGGACTTTAAATCACGATGCACAATCACTGGAGTGCAGTTGTGCAGATAGTTCATTCCTCGAGCCTGAATAGTCAAAGGAGACAAGGTTATATCATGAGAACTACTGGGCATTATAGCAATAATTTGCTGAATGAAGTTGCATTGCAATTAAAGACAACAAAATCCCTACAGCATCAAGGGCCATCCGCAACCGCCTTCGCTCATCTAATTGATTGTTAGGTCGGTGAATTAATCTATACAAACTCCCTCTGCAAAAGATTATCTACGTCTCAGTATTCAAAGAATCAAACTCCAAAAAgacattaatcaaataaaataaatacccTTGAGTATGGTCATCTAAAATTTCTGAGTTCTTAAGTTACTAATCAAATAAACTCAGTATAAGTTGGGTTCTAATCAATAGTAACATGTAAATTGTACATTTGCAAATACATGCCTATATTTTCAGTTCACAGCGTTCATATATTAGAACATGGTATGGAGcacaatcacaatttttttttttatgaaaattatacaCTAAAGGCATCTAAGATAAGAGTACTGCTTTTGTATATATAATCAAGGAATTATTAAGATAGAAAAGAGAGGTTCAACCGCTATTTTAACCCCAAAAAAATCCTAATGGTTTCTACCATCCAATAAGCATTTTCTCCTTCTCAAGGCATATGCCACATCATTTGCTAAAGCAATTCAGAAAGAATTTTTGGAAGATGTAGCATTATTCTTTTTGTAGTATAGAACAGTACTATTTGtctatttcattaattatgcTGGTAGTGCAAGAAAATATCAACTTCCAAAAAAATTGCAAATCCACAACAGTCTCAAATTAAGCTCAGGAAATGAAGAAATTCTAGTTACCTAGGAAGAAATTCAGAAACAATTGAAAGATTTGGAGGTCGAGTTACTGCTCCCATGAAGAGAACAACATTTGGATGCCTCAGTCTTTTCATTATTTGGACCTAAtgcaatttatataaattacataAGCACTTCCATCATTGAACAGTGaaccatatatatatgtaaatgagATGGTGGGACAACAAAAACAACCAATATTACATAATGTCTGCAGAATTGAGCAAAAACTAATTCTGATGGTATTTTGAATTGGTAAATCCTGAtccaaaaattagaaatattaaaagaaatgatGAAATCAAACTATCTTCCATTTGATCCATTTATCTCACTAACACACGAAAGCCTCTATTGATCAAACCTAGCTATAATCTTTGCTCTCAATGGAATCATTAATCAAATGGGATCATAAATAAGtagaaagaggaaaaagaagagaaatgtaGGGAAGTAGAGGTGGCATGTACCTCACTTTTGAATTCTTCAAGTAATTCACCAGAGATATCTTGATATAGAAACTTTTTTACAGCAACTTCCTATAAAGCAAAGAGAGGGAACATgctgtaaatataaaaaatatctaaccAACAATGTAATAGGAAACcacatgtgtatatatatatagagacaaGTGACAACATAAATGAGAGGTAGTCAATATGGTataacaaaattacattttataaatTGTTGTGCTTGCACATACAAAGGTGCAATTGCAGTAGTGAAGCCTTAAAAAGTTTACATTTCATTGCAAGCAAAAAAGactaaatgaataataaaagaaagatgaaaaatatatgtagTATGATAAATGATACAATTGATTAGGTTCATGAAGATATACTCACAGTTCCATGCCATTCACCACGGTAAACTTCCCCATATGATCCTGCATGCCAAATACCAGCCACACAGTTGCAATTGAGTTTTTCTATGGAACaccagacaaaaaaaaaaagtgctccTATACACAGTAGCACTGTCAAATAGAAAGATGTATGAGTAACAATAAACATAGAACAATATACAGTTAATACCAAGTCCAATACGCTCTCCCACTGCAATTTCCTCCCATGGAATATCATACTCAGCAACATCATCTAGCGCTGAATCAGATTTTGTGCTGTCATTACTTACTGATCTATCAGATTTTCTCTCGCCTTCTGAGTTTTCTCCTAAAGCATTATGCTCTCCATCACCACTACCCTTCGATTCACAACCAGCACCCTCTGCATCACCATCACTCCGACTGCCCTGCTCGTACTGCTTACTTACAGCAGCAGTGGTTGCTACAACAGCTGCAGCAGTAGCAGTAGCAGCTGCTGCTACAGGAATCTCAAGATTCGAGTCAGCATTTGACTTCGTTACAGCAACTACCATAGAAGATGCAACAACAGCAGCAGCTGCAGCTGCAGCTGCCGCAACTGGCATATTTTTTCCATACTTTACCTGAGTTGCTTCTACCTGTGATGATATGTGCTGTCCAGCAGCTTCCCCTGAATCAAGAGGAAGGCCAGTTCCTAAGCCATCAACAGGCTTAGAATGCTCCAGGTGACTGCTAGTGCTAGGAGTTGCTTTGCGCTGAACTCGGTAGTGAGGCAAAGGAGGCAAAAATCGAGCAGGAACTAGATTGTCATCAGTCTTAGTTTCTCGCTGCACACTTCCttgtttattttcatctttttgttcAGTTGGAAAATTGGCCTCAGTCAGGGTACTTAACTGCCCATGATAAATTTCAGAAAATAAGTTTGGAGGTGCAACAACACCACTTTCAAGCAAAACATCATGAAGTTTTTGAGCCAAGTTAGGGTTCTCCTTAGCAGCATCAATCATATATTGGGAAACATCTTTGACTTTCATTCTACGCACTGCAGGAGAACTGATTCCTTCAGTCCAAGAAGGAGATCTTCCATGCATATATGGATAATTAGGTCTGCTAGGGGAATCTCGCACTATGATCTTCTCCTCATAGGGGGTATTTTTGGATTCATTTGATGGTttcttcaattcttccttgCCCGTAGTAGGCCCGCTTACATCGGATTCTTTCCCTGCATAGCCAAAATACTTTGATTTATTATCTTTATCCAGAGTCCCAGAGTCTGAAGCTTCTTCAGATGAACTTCCAACCCCACTGCTGAATGATGCTACGTGAGACGAATCAAGCTCTCTTGATGAAGGACTGGCTACAAAGGAAGAATCATCAAACTCAATGTGTGATCCAGTAGCATCAGATGGAATAAGTGTTCCAGGAGCTGCCATTAGGTCAACAATGTACTCCCTGAAATTCATATCATTATCAATCACAACTTCCAGATACATAATAACAAGGCTTTGCAACTCCTACTTAAGAAACTTACAAAAAGAATGAGAGAACATTCAGCTATAGGcaatattaaatgattaattgaaaaaatgaacaaaatgctACAACAGGAAAGTCTAACCAAAACAAAAGATACTAGTAACGTAACACATCTTCAAGTCAGGaacaatataatataacaaaGCTTCAAGTCTGTACACAGCCTTATCTCAGAAAACTATATATAAGCAAAATAATTCTGCACACTTGCCTATACCACCAAAATACAACTTTAACTGCACTCACCTTCCATCTATCTTGACAAAGTTCATTGCCACATCATTGGAACCCATATACTGCAGTCCTTTCACCAATCGACACGGGATGCCCAAACTGTCAGCTAAAACCTACATTTAATACagagaaatataattttattccacAAAACATGCTAGTCTTTAAAAGAGTATGACAAAAATCTCATAGCATGTAGTGATCCCAACTGCCGATTCTCTTAATATGATTGTTAGATTTCAACTTAAAATCAATTGGCACTAAGTGAAGTTGCCTAACAGATATATAAGCCCCAAGAACTGAGGCAgacgatgtgggacttcctaacACCCCTCCTCCACAGATACCTGCCAATACAGGCGAGCCTACTAAAATAGGCAAGAACTAAGATGGGCTATAGGCTCTAATACCATGTTAGATTTAACTTACCATTGACACTAAGTGAAGTTGTCTAACAGATATATAAGCTGACATCCCAAGAACTGAGGTaggcgatgtgggacttcctaacAATAATGTCATTCTGTTTTGATTTAAATCTAACCATAATTAATGTTACAAGACCCTTACATCAACCAGACCGTTCTCATTAAAATGTAAACCAGAAAAAAGAATGTTGGGAAAAGTACCTTGAATAACAATGCGCGATGCCGAGCCAATCCAATGGTCAGTGAACCAAGTGGCAAAACCATGCTACCGAGGGTAGCTTTTAGACTGTAACTAAGACTCCTCCATGCTCTTGACATGCTTTCGGGATCTTCAACTGATCCACCCATATAGTCAGCCACTATTATTGCAAGCTTGTGTACCAAATCACTATCTACAAGTACTTCAAAATCTTTTCTTGAATTGACAGCCATCTCCATGGCTTCTTGTTCAAGTTTCAACAAACTGGAATCAGCAGCCCTGTTGACCAAGACTGCTTCCCATGTGACATCATCTGAGGTTGGTGTTCCTTGCAGATCTACAAGAGAAGGCATTCTTGCAGAGGTTGACTCAGTCAAGATCCCATACAGATCATAGAAACCATCTGAGATTTTGTCATCATAACCAAGAGCGTTGTAATTCTGTGAAGCATGGATAAATCTACGATATGAGATAAGTCAGAAAGGAATATAAAGTAGGATATATTACAGTTAAGTAACTCTAAAGTTAGCTTTCATGCATCAACATCCTAATCCATTCAGCATCATTAACTCTTAAAATTAGTTTCCCAAATCTCATACCAAGATGTCGAGCaatttttacaattataaatCGTTTAATGTCTGCAAGTATGTCATATACGTCCAAAATGCAAGTACTTAATGCATCTCAGCTGCAACTTTAGCatcctttttcaatttatatgatatatgatatgAGCAAAGTCGTAGCCAAATTAGCCATTATAAAACTCCAACTTTTAAGCGCAAATATGCTGAGTGATAGTGGAAGTTCCAGCCTAACAGCACTGTTCAGAATGCTATTGATATATTTAGTAAGAGGAATGCTAACAACACAACCTTTAAAACACTCCTTCTAGCACACTAATtattggttaaatttttttcaaaaccacAAAGTCATAAGTCAGATTCGTCAAATAAGAAGTGAAATCCAcaaatttttctaatttataataaatttcagtCAATAGTAAAGAGTTTTCGAAAGAGTTCGGTGCTAGCATTTCTCATTCGATAACGCAAAATTCTACTAACAATCATGAATTGCTATCATTTCACACAGATGAGAaagtttaaaggaaaaaaaaaaacatgagtgGGGTCAAATGCAATATAGAGATTCCTGCATCCTTTCCttcatacccccccccccccccccccccatctcTTTTCTTCAGGCTTTACACTCATTAGACTACAATTCCATGATTCAAGTTATGAAAATGAAACACCATCTCAGCATCAGAATGCTTCAAGCCTTGTATATCTCTATTTGTAATCGATGATACTTTAGTTCTGGTGGCACCCTCATACTTATAACAACAAGAATGTGACTTCAACCTTTAAGTCAATGGACTAACAAAGTGACTTACCCAGTAACGGTAGGCCACAACTTCAGCTGGTGTATTATCAGGGTCACAGGATCCCAAACTGATCTGCTTAACAGCTTCAATCTGTACAGCCTCAGGATCCTCTTTTGCACTCAGCTCCAAAGCCAGTTGTATCTGATACTCCTCCTCCACTTCAGGATCCCTCGACGTGCTAGACTCCGAATCACGCCTCGCTGAATCAGACACAACATCCAAACCACCACTGCTCACTGAATCAGATGGCTCCATTCTTTCTCCTCTAGCCaggatgggagatggaggactGGGACTCTGCCTATTAGAAACTGAATGCAACCAATTGGAAAGCTTCTTAGGGGCAGTGGATGAAGATGAACCATCACTGGACTTGTTGCTCTTTGATGAAGTAGCCCCTTGGGCATCTTCTGATTGATTGGACATGATATGAAGCTTCTTAAGAATGTTCTTCATATCTGTTATCTAGAGTACTGAATGCTAAAGAAGTGGAAACCTCTCCATTTTGCTCTTTGACCAAGCATGAATCTCTCTCAGTATCAAAGAATGGTCTTTGGTATCTAGAAAATTATTCAAAGAACCCCATTTTGGAAAA
This genomic interval from Glycine max cultivar Williams 82 chromosome 5, Glycine_max_v4.0, whole genome shotgun sequence contains the following:
- the LOC100778331 gene encoding probable serine/threonine-protein kinase SIS8 isoform X3, which encodes MPSLVDLQGTPTSDDVTWEAVLVNRAADSSLLKLEQEAMEMAVNSRKDFEVLVDSDLVHKLAIIVADYMGGSVEDPESMSRAWRSLSYSLKATLGSMVLPLGSLTIGLARHRALLFKVLADSLGIPCRLVKGLQYMGSNDVAMNFVKIDGREYIVDLMAAPGTLIPSDATGSHIEFDDSSFVASPSSRELDSSHVASFSSGVGSSSEEASDSGTLDKDNKSKYFGYAGKESDVSGPTTGKEELKKPSNESKNTPYEEKIIVRDSPSRPNYPYMHGRSPSWTEGISSPAVRRMKVKDVSQYMIDAAKENPNLAQKLHDVLLESGVVAPPNLFSEIYHGQLSTLTEANFPTEQKDENKQGSVQRETKTDDNLVPARFLPPLPHYRVQRKATPSTSSHLEHSKPVDGLGTGLPLDSGEAAGQHISSQVEATQVKYGKNMPVAAAAAAAAAVVASSMVVAVTKSNADSNLEIPVAAAATATAAAVVATTAAVSKQYEQGSRSDGDAEGAGCESKGSGDGEHNALGENSEGERKSDRSVSNDSTKSDSALDDVAEYDIPWEEIAVGERIGLGSYGEVYRGEWHGTEVAVKKFLYQDISGELLEEFKSEVQIMKRLRHPNVVLFMGAVTRPPNLSIVSEFLPRGSLYRLIHRPNNQLDERRRLRMALDAARGMNYLHNCTPVIVHRDLKSPNLLVDKNWVVKVCDFGLSRMKHSTFLSSRSTAGTAEWMAPEVLRNELSDEKCDVFSYGVILWELSTLQQPWGGMNPMQVVGAVGFQHRRLDIPDNVDPAIADIIRQCWQTDPKLRPTFAEIMAALKPLQKPITVSQVHRPIAQSSRIAEDPAG
- the LOC100778331 gene encoding probable serine/threonine-protein kinase SIS8 isoform X1, encoding MKNILKKLHIMSNQSEDAQGATSSKSNKSSDGSSSSTAPKKLSNWLHSVSNRQSPSPPSPILARGERMEPSDSVSSGGLDVVSDSARRDSESSTSRDPEVEEEYQIQLALELSAKEDPEAVQIEAVKQISLGSCDPDNTPAEVVAYRYWNYNALGYDDKISDGFYDLYGILTESTSARMPSLVDLQGTPTSDDVTWEAVLVNRAADSSLLKLEQEAMEMAVNSRKDFEVLVDSDLVHKLAIIVADYMGGSVEDPESMSRAWRSLSYSLKATLGSMVLPLGSLTIGLARHRALLFKVLADSLGIPCRLVKGLQYMGSNDVAMNFVKIDGREYIVDLMAAPGTLIPSDATGSHIEFDDSSFVASPSSRELDSSHVASFSSGVGSSSEEASDSGTLDKDNKSKYFGYAGKESDVSGPTTGKEELKKPSNESKNTPYEEKIIVRDSPSRPNYPYMHGRSPSWTEGISSPAVRRMKVKDVSQYMIDAAKENPNLAQKLHDVLLESGVVAPPNLFSEIYHGQLSTLTEANFPTEQKDENKQGSVQRETKTDDNLVPARFLPPLPHYRVQRKATPSTSSHLEHSKPVDGLGTGLPLDSGEAAGQHISSQVEATQVKYGKNMPVAAAAAAAAAVVASSMVVAVTKSNADSNLEIPVAAAATATAAAVVATTAAVSKQYEQGSRSDGDAEGAGCESKGSGDGEHNALGENSEGERKSDRSVSNDSTKSDSALDDVAEYDIPWEEIAVGERIGLGSYGEVYRGEWHGTEVAVKKFLYQDISGELLEEFKSEVQIMKRLRHPNVVLFMGAVTRPPNLSIVSEFLPRGSLYRLIHRPNNQLDERRRLRMALDAARGMNYLHNCTPVIVHRDLKSPNLLVDKNWVVKVCDFGLSRMKHSTFLSSRSTAGTAEWMAPEVLRNELSDEKCDVFSYGVILWELSTLQQPWGGMNPMQVVGAVGFQHRRLDIPDNVDPAIADIIRQCWQTDPKLRPTFAEIMAALKPLQKPITVSQVHRPIAQSSRIAEDPAG
- the LOC100778331 gene encoding probable serine/threonine-protein kinase SIS8 isoform X2, translated to MKNILKKLHIMSNQSEDAQGATSSKSNKSSDGSSSSTAPKKLSNWLHSVSNRQSPSPPSPILARGERMEPSDSVSSGGLDVVSDSARRDSESSTSRDPEVEEEYQIQLALELSAKEDPEAVQIEAVKQISLGSCDPDNTPAEVVAYRYWNYNALGYDDKISDGFYDLYGILTESTSARMPSLVDLQGTPTSDDVTWEAVLVNRAADSSLLKLEQEAMEMAVNSRKDFEVLVDSDLVHKLAIIVADYMGGSVEDPESMSRAWRSLSYSLKATLGSMVLPLGSLTIGLARHRALLFKVLADSLGIPCRLVKGLQYMGSNDVAMNFVKIDGREYIVDLMAAPGTLIPSDATGSHIEFDDSSFVASPSSRELDSSHVASFSSGVGSSSEEASDSGTLDKDNKSKYFGYAGKESDVSGPTTGKEELKKPSNESKNTPYEEKIIVRDSPSRPNYPYMHGRSPSWTEGISSPAVRRMKVKDVSQYMIDAAKENPNLAQKLHDVLLESGVVAPPNLFSEIYHGQLSTLTEANFPTEQKDENKQGSVQRETKTDDNLVPARFLPPLPHYRVQRKATPSTSSHLEHSKPVDGLGTGLPLDSGEAAGQHISSQVEATQVKYGKNMPVAAAAAAAAAVVASSMVVAVTKSNADSNLEIPVAAAATATAAAVVATTAAVSKQYEQGSRSDGDAEGAGCESKGSGDGEHNALGENSEGERKSDRSVSNDSTKSDSALDDVAEYDIPWEEIAVGERIGLGSYGEVYRGEWHGTEVAVKKFLYQDISGELLEEFKSEVQIMKRLRHPNVVLFMGAVTRPPNLSIVSEFLPRGSLYRLIHRPNNQLDERRRLRMALDAARGMNYLHNCTPVIVHRDLKSPNLLVDKNWVVKVCDFGLSRMKHSTFLSSRSTAGTAEWMAPEVLRNELSDENNPGEE